Genomic window (Candidatus Cloacimonadota bacterium):
ATTCCTGATTCCATAAACCTAAGTTTCGGGGAAGAGAATTTAATTAAAAAATTAGAGCAGATCGACTGCGATATTATTTTGAACGCAATCTCAGGTTCAGCGGGATTGCGTTCTTCTTTTACTGCTATTTCCCGCGGTATCGATCTGGCTCTGGCGAACAAAGAATCTCTGGTGATGGCGGGTCATCTGCTGATTCCACTAATGAAAAAGACCGGAGCCAGGATCATTCCTGTTGATAGCGAACACAGTGCCATTTTTCAAGCAATCGGCAGTACACCGCAAAAAGAGATTAACTCGTTGATTTTAACCGCTTCCGGTGGTCCATTCCGCAAGCTACCGCTGCACGAATTTGACCAGATCTCAGTTGCTGAATCGTTGAATCATCCCACCTGGGAAATGGGCGCAAAAATCACTATAGATTCTGCCACAATGATGAATAAAGCTTTAGAGATCATCGAAGCACACTGGCTTTTCGATATGAATTTTGACAAGATCAAAACTGTTATCCATCCTCAATCTATCATTCATTCTTTTGTAGAATTTGTCGATGGCTCGATCTTGGCACAAATGAGTTTTCCCAGCATGCAGCTTCCAATTTTGTATGCACTTTCCTATCCGAATAGAATTGACTCCGACTTGATGAAAACAAATATCCTGGATCTTCCCAATCTTACATTTGAAGAAGTTGATGAAAACCGATATCCGCTGTTTGCATTGGCTCGAAAGGTTGGACAGCAAAATGGTATTCTACCAACAATTTTAAACGCAGCTAACGAAGCAGCAATTCAGCTCTATTTAGATCACAAAATAAGTTTTACGGAAATATCGAAAATTGTCTATAGAGTTATAGAAAAATCGCAAAATAGATCAAATCCATCTCTGCAGGAGATCATCGACACAAATCAACAGGTTTTTGAAGAAACACTGGCAAATTATCAAGAACTGAAATAATTTTAATACTTCGGTTTAAGATCGAAGTTTTAGATAATATTTACGACAAATGATACTGACAACTGTTTTGGTATCATTGCGTTTTCAGGTATTGATAATGAAACAGAAATTAACGAAATCGCCGTTATTTTTGCCGCTGATCTTCTGGTGCGCCGGAATTATCATCGGAAATTATTTCAATATCCCGCATATCTT
Coding sequences:
- the dxr gene encoding 1-deoxy-D-xylulose-5-phosphate reductoisomerase produces the protein MKKIAVLGITGSIGTSTIQVVRNHADQFQIVFASSHNSYDQLFDLASEFKIPELVITNEDIKSQINDIPDSINLSFGEENLIKKLEQIDCDIILNAISGSAGLRSSFTAISRGIDLALANKESLVMAGHLLIPLMKKTGARIIPVDSEHSAIFQAIGSTPQKEINSLILTASGGPFRKLPLHEFDQISVAESLNHPTWEMGAKITIDSATMMNKALEIIEAHWLFDMNFDKIKTVIHPQSIIHSFVEFVDGSILAQMSFPSMQLPILYALSYPNRIDSDLMKTNILDLPNLTFEEVDENRYPLFALARKVGQQNGILPTILNAANEAAIQLYLDHKISFTEISKIVYRVIEKSQNRSNPSLQEIIDTNQQVFEETLANYQELK